Sequence from the Streptomyces sp. NBC_00358 genome:
GCATCTCCACCGTGTGCCTGCGCTACTTCAACGTGGCGGGCGCTGCCTCACCGGAGCTCGCCGACACGGGGGTCTTCAACATCATCCCGATGGTGTTCGACCGCCTCACCCGCGGTGAGGCCCCGCGGATCTTCGGCGACGACTACCCGACGCCGGACGGTACCTGCGTGCGCGACTACATCCATGTCGCCGACCTCGCCGAGGCACACCTCGCGGCGGCCAGGCGGCCGGCGGGCGGCGATCTCACGGTGAACATCGGCCGCGGCGAGGGCGTCTCCGTACGGGAGCTCCTGACGCTCATCGCCGAGGTCACCGGGGACCCGCTGCGGCCGGTCGTCGAGGCGCGCCGCCCCGGCGACGCCCCGCGCGCGGTCGCCTCGGCCGCGCTGGCCGCCGGAGAACTGGGCTGGGACGCACGGCGCGGGGTGCGCGAGATGGTGGAGTCGGCCTGGCGCGGCTGGCGGCTGCACCACCCGGAGATCACGGTCACCTGACCGGGGCCGGGCGGGTGCTCTGACCTGCTGATCGTTTCCGCAGGTCAGAGCATATGACAACGGTGTTCAGTGCCGCGTTGCCCGATACCCCCCACCCGTAGTTGACTGTCAGGACCGAGCACAACACGGGAGGCGGCTTTCATGGGGGCTGGGCACGACCACGGGCACGCGCACGGCGCGCCCCCGACCGGTACGGCGACAGCCGCGTACCGGGGGAGGCTGCGTGTCGCGCTGGCCATCACGCTCACCGTCATGGTCGTCGAGATCTTCGGCGGTGTCCTCGCCGACTCGCTCGCGCTCGTCGCGGACGCGGCGCACATGGCGACGGACGCGCTGGGTCTCGGCATGGCCCTGCTCGCGATCCACTTCGCGGCACGCCCGCCCAGCGAGAAGCGCACCTTCGGCTACGCGCGGGCCGAGATCCTCGCCGCGCTCGCCAACTGTCTGCTGCTGCTCGTGGTCGGCGGCTATGTGCTCGTCGAGGCGATCCAGCGTTTCGTGACGCCCGCGGACACCCGGGGCGGACTGACGATCGCGTTCGGTGTGTTCGGTCTGGTCGCCAACACGATCTCGCTGACGCTGCTGATGCGCGGGCAGAAGGACAGCCTGAACGTGCGCGGCGCCTTCCTGGAGGTGGCGGCGGACGCGCTGGGCTCGCTGGCGGTCATCGTCGCCGCGGTGGTGATCATGACCACCGGCTGGCAGGCGGCGGACCCGATCGCCTCGATCGCCATCGCGCTGATGATCGTCCCGCGCACCTGGAAGCTGCTTCAGGAGACGCTGGACGTGCTCCTGGAGGCGGCGCCCAAGGGGGTCGACATGGCGGACGTACGCGCTCACATCCTGGCCCTCGACGGAGTCGAGGACATCCACGACCTGCACGCCTGGACCATCACGTCCGGGATGCCCGTGCTCTCCGCGCACGTGGTCGTCAGCTCCGACGTACTGAACGCGATCGGACACGAGAAGGTCCTGCACGAACTCCAGGGCTGCCTGGGCGTCCACTTCGACGTGGAGCACTGCACGTTCCAGCTGGAGCCGAGCGGACACGCGGAACACGAGGCGAAGCTCTGCCACTGACCCTCCCGGACGCTCCCGGGCCATCCCCGCGATCACGGTGCCGCGGGTGGGCGTCCGGCCCGTATCCGTGGCGCCGTCCGAACACCTGATGGCCCCTGTCCAGCACGATTCCGTGCCGTCGGCGCCGGGAACGATCAGGTATCCGGCCGGTTCCGGCGTGTGACCGACCCCGGCCGCGCATCCCGCCCGGGGCTTTCCGCGGCGGGACATGCGGGAGCCGCGAAGTGCCGGGAGTGCCGGTTTCGTACGGCAGACTTGGGGCTTGAAGACCGATGCGAAGGATGGGTATGCCGATCACACCTGCCACCGCGACGCACAGTTCGTCGAACGGCACCGTTGAAGCGATCTTGCTGGAACTGGTCGACGAGGACGGCAACACGATCGGTACGGCGGAGAAGCTCGCGGCCCACCAGGCCCCGGGACAGCTGCACAGAGCGTTCTCGGTGTTCCTCTTCGACGAACAGGGCCGGCTGCTGCTGCAGCAGCGCGCCCTCGGCAAGTACCACTCCCCCGGCGTCTGGTCGAACACCTGCTGCGGCCACCCCTACCCGGGCGAGGCGCCCTTCGCGGCGGCGGCCCGGCGGACGTACGAGGAGCTCGGGGTGTCGCCCACCCTGCTCGCCGAGGCGGGCACGGTCCGCTACAACCATCCGGACCCGGACTCGGGCCTGGTGGAGCAGGAGTACAACCACCTCTTCGTCGGCATGGTGCAGTCGGCGCCGAGGCCGGACCCGGAGGAGGTCGGCTCGACGGCCTTCGTGAGCGCCGCCGAGCTGGCGGAGCGGCACGCCGCTGACCCCTTCTCGGCGTGGTTCATGACGGTGCTGGACGCGGCCCGTCCGGCGATCCGGGAGCTGACGGGCCCGTCCGCGGGCTGGTAGCCGGTCTCCTACACACCCGGCGCGAGCGGCAGGGCGGCCCAGATCACCTTGCCGCCGCCCGTGGTGTGCTCGAC
This genomic interval carries:
- the galE gene encoding UDP-glucose 4-epimerase GalE, which codes for MTWLITGGAGYIGAHVARAMAEAGERVVALDDLSSGVPNRLPEGIPLVQGSSLDADLLKRVLAEHAVTGVVHLAARKQVGESVAQPTRYYQENVGGLATLLEAVAGAGVERFVFSSSAAVYGNPDVDLITEDTPCAPMSPYGETKLAGEWLVRAAGRAHGISTVCLRYFNVAGAASPELADTGVFNIIPMVFDRLTRGEAPRIFGDDYPTPDGTCVRDYIHVADLAEAHLAAARRPAGGDLTVNIGRGEGVSVRELLTLIAEVTGDPLRPVVEARRPGDAPRAVASAALAAGELGWDARRGVREMVESAWRGWRLHHPEITVT
- a CDS encoding cation diffusion facilitator family transporter encodes the protein MGAGHDHGHAHGAPPTGTATAAYRGRLRVALAITLTVMVVEIFGGVLADSLALVADAAHMATDALGLGMALLAIHFAARPPSEKRTFGYARAEILAALANCLLLLVVGGYVLVEAIQRFVTPADTRGGLTIAFGVFGLVANTISLTLLMRGQKDSLNVRGAFLEVAADALGSLAVIVAAVVIMTTGWQAADPIASIAIALMIVPRTWKLLQETLDVLLEAAPKGVDMADVRAHILALDGVEDIHDLHAWTITSGMPVLSAHVVVSSDVLNAIGHEKVLHELQGCLGVHFDVEHCTFQLEPSGHAEHEAKLCH
- the idi gene encoding isopentenyl-diphosphate Delta-isomerase, whose amino-acid sequence is MPITPATATHSSSNGTVEAILLELVDEDGNTIGTAEKLAAHQAPGQLHRAFSVFLFDEQGRLLLQQRALGKYHSPGVWSNTCCGHPYPGEAPFAAAARRTYEELGVSPTLLAEAGTVRYNHPDPDSGLVEQEYNHLFVGMVQSAPRPDPEEVGSTAFVSAAELAERHAADPFSAWFMTVLDAARPAIRELTGPSAGW